Proteins from a single region of Bacillales bacterium:
- a CDS encoding M48 family metallopeptidase, translating into MKKTAYGFIMLYVLYALAMAWYLFEAAPVGVPEKLQGTAADPSLFMSPQRLELTHEYSRLQEWLYFLSVPMEWGIYLFVMVLGVSAWMRNRSREFTRNSTVHTIFYVLLLAIVTWLASFPLHWIRHEISLSYGVSVQSFSDWMHDNVISFWINTLLLIGSVWVIYALMRRTKRWWFYAWLISIPFTLFMTFIQPVVIDPLYNDFHQMPNTALKEKILHLADRADIPADDVYTVNKSTETNALNAYVNGIGSNLRIVLWDTTLHKLSDDEIVFVMAHEIGHYVMHHLIKSVIGVIVMTLIGLYAASRLFRFAISKWGGRLGVTSP; encoded by the coding sequence ATGAAAAAAACCGCTTACGGATTCATCATGTTGTATGTATTGTACGCCCTGGCGATGGCATGGTATTTGTTTGAGGCGGCACCCGTCGGCGTGCCCGAAAAGCTTCAAGGCACTGCGGCCGATCCGTCTTTATTCATGTCGCCGCAACGTCTGGAACTTACGCACGAATATTCCCGCCTGCAAGAATGGCTCTATTTTTTATCGGTGCCGATGGAATGGGGCATTTATCTGTTTGTCATGGTGCTCGGCGTTTCTGCTTGGATGCGTAACCGCTCCCGTGAGTTCACGCGCAACTCAACGGTACATACGATTTTTTACGTATTGCTATTGGCGATCGTCACTTGGCTGGCCTCGTTTCCTCTTCATTGGATTCGCCATGAAATCTCGTTGTCTTACGGCGTATCGGTACAAAGCTTTTCCGATTGGATGCATGACAACGTCATCAGCTTTTGGATCAACACGCTGCTGTTGATCGGTTCTGTTTGGGTCATTTACGCGTTGATGCGGCGGACAAAACGATGGTGGTTTTACGCTTGGCTCATTTCAATCCCCTTTACGTTGTTCATGACGTTTATCCAGCCGGTCGTTATCGACCCGTTGTACAATGATTTTCACCAGATGCCAAATACTGCATTGAAGGAAAAAATTTTGCATCTCGCTGATCGCGCAGACATCCCGGCCGACGACGTGTACACGGTGAACAAATCGACGGAAACGAATGCTTTGAACGCCTATGTGAACGGAATCGGATCGAATTTGCGCATCGTCCTTTGGGATACGACGCTGCATAAGTTGAGCGACGACGAAATTGTTTTTGTCATGGCGCATGAGATCGGCCACTATGTCATGCACCATTTAATCAAAAGTGTCATCGGTGTGATTGTTATGACGCTCATCGGGCTGTACGCGGCTTCGCGGCTGTTCCGCTTCGCGATTTCTAAATGGGGAGGGCGGCTCGGCGTGACATCGCCGA
- a CDS encoding AzlD domain-containing protein, with translation MIVPLLWIIIGMAVVTYVPRMLPLVVFDAKKLPPKLREMLKNVPFAALGALIIPGVFLFNDDWLFGVLGASTAMATAYAGVNLTLVVLSSVLVLFVYSSFF, from the coding sequence ATGATCGTCCCTTTGCTCTGGATCATAATCGGCATGGCCGTCGTAACGTATGTGCCGCGCATGCTGCCACTTGTCGTTTTTGATGCGAAGAAGCTGCCGCCGAAACTCCGGGAAATGTTAAAAAATGTTCCGTTTGCTGCTCTCGGAGCGTTGATTATCCCGGGAGTGTTCCTTTTCAACGACGATTGGCTGTTTGGGGTGCTCGGTGCATCGACCGCGATGGCAACCGCCTATGCCGGCGTCAATCTGACCCTCGTCGTGCTTAGCTCGGTGCTTGTTTTATTTGTCTATTCTTCTTTCTTTTAA
- a CDS encoding AzlC family ABC transporter permease, producing MNPDPSVSIKKSSMFHVGLKEGFTIAIGYVPIALTFGLLAKSTGLSLVEAVAMSLFVFAGAAQFMALNLIAIGTGAVEIVLATFVLNLRHLLLSATINEKSSDDPKRLKALYAFGITDETFSVAATSGRTITASYMAGLVTMAYSSWVVCSAAGYYAGAALPGALRESMGIALYAMFIGLLVPSMKKHRKVVVLAGTAALLSSFFTMFLSGGWAIVLATLVTSIGVELCWKGSERQ from the coding sequence ATGAATCCGGACCCGAGTGTTTCGATAAAAAAATCATCGATGTTTCACGTCGGCCTTAAAGAAGGGTTTACAATTGCGATCGGTTACGTTCCGATCGCTTTAACATTTGGCTTGCTTGCGAAATCGACGGGGTTGTCGTTGGTGGAGGCGGTCGCGATGAGCTTGTTTGTGTTCGCCGGGGCGGCGCAATTCATGGCGCTTAATCTTATCGCGATCGGCACGGGGGCAGTCGAGATTGTATTGGCGACGTTCGTGCTGAACTTGCGGCATTTGTTGTTGAGCGCGACGATTAATGAGAAGTCAAGCGACGATCCGAAGCGGCTCAAGGCGTTGTACGCGTTCGGCATCACGGATGAGACGTTCTCGGTTGCGGCAACGAGCGGCAGAACGATTACGGCGTCGTATATGGCAGGGCTTGTGACAATGGCTTATTCAAGCTGGGTCGTTTGTTCGGCAGCCGGTTATTACGCGGGCGCAGCGCTTCCCGGCGCTTTGCGAGAGAGCATGGGGATAGCGCTGTATGCGATGTTCATCGGCCTGCTCGTGCCTTCGATGAAGAAGCACCGCAAAGTCGTTGTGCTCGCTGGAACGGCTGCGCTGTTAAGTTCATTTTTTACGATGTTCTTGAGCGGAGGCTGGGCAATCGTGCTCGCGACGTTGGTCACTTCGATCGGAGTCGAGTTGTGTTGGAAAGGAAGTGAACGTCAATGA
- a CDS encoding DUF4349 domain-containing protein, producing the protein MKARIYCILIFCFAITLVFAGCQRGENSSSSSTDSGRSKGFSGAEIATDEAADQKSAAENGFASRDASMNKPPGVLSVVDAERMIIYTANLAVTVNDFDAADKQMRSLVSSYGGYVVHSFVSNSASGHPTGTITVRVPQPKFTDFLGQVEKLANEVVRKNVQGQDVTKQYVDLSARLKAQQEVKTRLESFLKEADNSEDLLNIFDHLANVQQQIEQLKGQINYLQNHAALATVTVSITESDTGLKPKEEWNTWNKTKQAFIDSLNMLMSFASSVIVFLVGYSPVLIILAALVILGLWLFRKLRRNKTPS; encoded by the coding sequence ATGAAAGCGCGTATTTATTGTATCTTGATCTTCTGTTTCGCGATCACCTTAGTGTTCGCCGGATGCCAAAGAGGTGAGAATTCTTCTTCCTCTTCGACCGACAGCGGGCGAAGTAAAGGGTTCAGCGGCGCTGAGATCGCCACCGATGAAGCGGCTGACCAAAAAAGCGCAGCGGAGAACGGCTTCGCAAGCAGGGATGCGTCGATGAACAAACCGCCCGGCGTATTATCAGTTGTCGATGCCGAGCGAATGATTATTTATACGGCAAATCTGGCAGTGACCGTCAACGATTTCGACGCTGCCGACAAACAAATGCGATCGCTCGTTTCCTCCTACGGCGGCTATGTTGTTCATTCATTTGTTTCCAACTCTGCCTCTGGCCATCCGACAGGAACGATTACGGTTCGCGTGCCTCAGCCGAAATTCACAGACTTTCTTGGCCAAGTCGAAAAACTGGCGAACGAAGTCGTCCGTAAAAATGTTCAAGGACAGGACGTCACCAAACAATATGTCGACTTGAGCGCTCGCTTGAAAGCGCAACAAGAAGTGAAAACACGGCTCGAATCGTTTTTGAAAGAAGCAGATAACAGCGAGGATTTGTTGAACATCTTCGATCATCTCGCCAACGTTCAGCAGCAGATCGAACAGCTGAAAGGACAAATCAATTACTTGCAAAATCATGCGGCTCTCGCGACGGTAACCGTCTCGATAACGGAATCAGACACCGGTCTTAAACCGAAAGAGGAATGGAACACTTGGAACAAAACAAAACAAGCATTCATCGATTCCCTCAACATGTTGATGAGTTTCGCCTCCAGCGTTATCGTCTTTCTCGTCGGCTATTCACCGGTATTGATCATACTTGCCGCCCTCGTCATACTTGGTCTCTGGCTGTTTAGAAAACTACGACGAAACAAAACCCCTTCTTAA
- the odhB gene encoding 2-oxoglutarate dehydrogenase complex dihydrolipoyllysine-residue succinyltransferase gives MIEVKVPELAESISEGTISQWLKKEGEYVERGEDIVELETDKVNVQISAEGSGVLKDIKKGEGDDVEVGEVIAMLDESGEAGGTSETGEDKKEKAEAPKQEAEEKGGDEKAEESSEGGDRPIATPAARKLAREKGIDLNEVQSRDPLGRIRTEDVQAHQQGGGKPQQAPQQPQQPAAAAPVQDAEKPVERVKMSRRRRTIADRMLNVKNSTAMLTTFNEVDMTAVMNLRKRRKEQFQKEHDGVRLGFMSFFTKAVVGALKAYPLLNAEIQGNELLIKKYYDIGIAVASDEGLVVPVVRNADRLGFAGIEKEIADLAKKARENKLGLDELQGGSFTITNGGVFGSLLSTPIINAPQVGILGMHTIQHRPVAVTPNKMEIRPMMYIALSYDHRIVDGSEAVSFLKKVKDMIEDPETLLLES, from the coding sequence ATGATTGAAGTAAAAGTGCCGGAATTGGCAGAATCGATTTCCGAAGGAACGATTTCGCAATGGTTGAAGAAAGAAGGCGAGTATGTCGAGCGCGGTGAAGACATCGTCGAGCTTGAGACGGACAAAGTCAACGTGCAAATCAGCGCGGAAGGTTCGGGAGTGCTGAAGGACATCAAAAAAGGTGAAGGCGACGACGTGGAAGTCGGCGAAGTGATCGCGATGCTCGACGAAAGCGGAGAAGCCGGAGGAACGTCGGAGACTGGCGAAGACAAGAAAGAGAAAGCGGAAGCGCCGAAGCAAGAAGCCGAGGAGAAAGGCGGAGATGAAAAAGCGGAGGAAAGCAGCGAAGGCGGCGATCGTCCGATCGCCACGCCGGCAGCGCGCAAGCTCGCGCGAGAAAAGGGCATCGACTTGAACGAAGTTCAGTCGCGCGATCCGCTCGGCCGCATTCGCACTGAGGACGTGCAGGCGCACCAGCAAGGCGGCGGGAAGCCGCAACAAGCGCCGCAACAGCCGCAGCAACCGGCAGCGGCAGCGCCGGTGCAAGATGCGGAGAAGCCGGTGGAACGCGTGAAAATGTCGCGCCGCCGCAGAACGATTGCGGACCGAATGTTGAACGTGAAAAACTCGACGGCGATGTTGACGACGTTTAACGAAGTCGACATGACCGCGGTGATGAATTTGCGGAAACGCCGGAAAGAGCAGTTCCAGAAGGAGCATGATGGTGTCAGGCTCGGATTTATGTCGTTTTTCACGAAAGCGGTCGTTGGCGCTTTGAAGGCGTATCCGTTGCTGAACGCGGAAATTCAAGGCAACGAGCTTTTGATTAAGAAATATTATGACATCGGCATTGCGGTCGCTTCGGATGAAGGACTTGTCGTGCCGGTCGTTCGCAACGCCGACCGTCTCGGGTTCGCCGGCATCGAAAAAGAAATTGCCGATTTGGCGAAAAAAGCACGCGAAAACAAATTAGGATTGGACGAACTGCAAGGCGGATCGTTTACGATTACGAACGGAGGCGTGTTCGGATCCTTGCTCTCGACGCCGATCATCAACGCTCCGCAAGTCGGCATTCTCGGCATGCACACGATCCAGCATCGTCCGGTCGCGGTTACGCCGAACAAAATGGAAATTCGGCCGATGATGTACATCGCCTTATCTTACGACCATCGAATCGTAGACGGCAGTGAAGCAGTCAGTTTCTTGAAAAAAGTGAAAGACATGATCGAAGATCCGGAAACGTTGCTGTTGGAAAGCTAA
- a CDS encoding 2-oxoglutarate dehydrogenase E1 component: MTTGNREQQRGPWESFYGPNLGYVNEMYDRYRENPGAVDDHLRKMFDQWGAPPVAEERRDASNGAATVPSIDLNKVVAAVNLARNIRTHGHLAAKIDPLDEDRKPSTRFLDPGEYGLTESDLEALPPEVVWKNAPANVHNGLDAINKLREIYTGSISFEFGHVNEDDEKLWLTQIVESGSLDRNLSPEERKDLLKRLTEVEGFEKFLHRTFVGQKRFSIEGVDMLVPMLDEIIRSGVHDGAKNVMIGMAHRGRLNVLAHVLGKPYRAIFSEFHHAPNKDLIPSEGSKGINYGWTGDVKYHLGRDIDIEENNTALAHLTLANNPSHLEFVNPVVEGYARAAQEDRSEKGMPKQNVDESFAILIHGDAAFPGEGIVAETLNLSQLPGYRTGGTVHIIANNQLGFTTGSIDDRSTKYASDLAKGYEIPIVHVNADDPEACLAAIDLAYYYRRRFQKDFLIDLVGYRKYGHNEMDDPRATQPLLYEKINNHPTVRVRFAEKLVKAGIIKDEEVDALDKETHDYFQKVFDDIKEQGKGEIEELDLPEPVKNGLAKIETAYPLDKLRKINENLLKWPEGFNVYSKLKRILERRKDALEEGKKVDWALAETLAFATILADGTPIRLTGQDTERGTFAHRHIMLNDEKTGEKFSPMHALPEAKASFAVHNSPLSEASVLGFEYGYNVTAPETLVVWEAQYGDFANAAQVIFDQFISAGRAKWGQKSSLVMLLPHGYEGQGPEHSSARLERYLQLAAENNWSVANLTSAAQYFHVLRRQAAIANKDQARPLIIMSPKSLIRNPNVASPGKAFAEGKFQTVLEQPGLGTKKTKVKRLVVCSGKVAIDLHEAIEKSDEDYDWLHIARVEQLYPFPEDQMKELIGRYNNLEQIVWVQEEPENMGAWTYVHPLLNDVAPDKASVHYIGRRRRSSPATGEPDIHKREQERIVTSALTQGEFETGGNRK, from the coding sequence ATGACCACGGGTAACAGGGAACAACAAAGAGGACCGTGGGAATCGTTTTACGGTCCTAATCTCGGATATGTGAACGAAATGTACGACCGCTACCGTGAAAATCCCGGTGCGGTTGATGACCATTTAAGGAAGATGTTCGATCAGTGGGGGGCGCCGCCGGTTGCGGAAGAGCGCAGAGATGCGTCAAACGGAGCGGCAACGGTACCGTCCATCGATTTAAACAAAGTCGTTGCCGCTGTCAATTTGGCAAGAAACATTCGCACGCACGGTCATTTGGCGGCGAAGATCGATCCGCTCGATGAGGACCGCAAACCGAGTACGAGGTTTCTCGATCCGGGAGAGTACGGACTGACGGAAAGCGACCTTGAGGCGCTGCCGCCGGAGGTCGTCTGGAAAAACGCTCCCGCCAACGTCCATAACGGGTTGGATGCGATCAACAAATTGCGGGAAATTTACACGGGTTCGATATCGTTTGAATTCGGGCACGTGAATGAAGACGACGAAAAATTATGGCTGACTCAAATCGTTGAATCAGGCAGCCTCGACCGCAATCTTTCCCCGGAAGAAAGGAAAGACTTGTTGAAACGGTTGACGGAAGTCGAAGGTTTTGAAAAATTTCTGCACCGGACGTTCGTCGGTCAAAAGCGCTTTTCGATCGAAGGCGTTGATATGCTCGTGCCGATGCTGGACGAAATCATCCGCTCAGGTGTACACGACGGTGCAAAGAACGTCATGATCGGGATGGCGCACCGCGGCAGACTGAACGTGCTCGCCCACGTTCTCGGCAAGCCGTATAGAGCCATTTTTTCAGAATTTCACCACGCGCCGAACAAAGACTTGATTCCTTCGGAAGGTTCGAAAGGCATCAACTACGGTTGGACCGGTGACGTAAAATACCATCTCGGCCGGGATATCGATATCGAAGAGAACAATACGGCGTTGGCGCACTTGACGCTTGCGAACAACCCGAGCCATCTGGAGTTCGTCAATCCGGTAGTTGAAGGCTATGCGAGGGCGGCTCAGGAAGACCGGAGCGAGAAAGGAATGCCGAAGCAGAACGTTGACGAGTCGTTCGCGATTTTGATTCATGGGGATGCCGCTTTTCCTGGTGAAGGCATCGTTGCCGAAACGCTCAATTTAAGTCAATTGCCGGGCTATCGCACGGGTGGAACCGTGCACATTATCGCCAACAACCAGCTCGGTTTTACGACGGGAAGCATTGACGATCGTTCAACGAAATACGCGAGTGACCTTGCAAAAGGCTATGAAATTCCGATCGTTCACGTCAATGCCGACGACCCGGAAGCTTGTTTGGCGGCCATTGATCTTGCTTATTATTACCGGCGCCGTTTTCAAAAAGACTTTTTGATTGACCTCGTCGGGTACCGCAAATACGGACATAACGAAATGGACGATCCGCGGGCGACGCAGCCACTTTTATATGAAAAAATCAACAACCATCCGACGGTCAGGGTACGGTTTGCCGAAAAGCTTGTCAAAGCCGGTATCATCAAGGACGAGGAAGTGGATGCCCTCGACAAGGAGACGCATGACTACTTCCAAAAGGTGTTTGATGACATTAAAGAACAAGGGAAAGGCGAAATCGAAGAACTCGATCTTCCCGAGCCGGTAAAAAATGGTCTAGCGAAAATCGAGACGGCGTACCCGCTTGACAAATTGCGCAAGATTAACGAAAACTTATTGAAATGGCCGGAAGGCTTCAACGTTTACTCGAAATTGAAACGGATTTTGGAGAGAAGGAAAGACGCGCTCGAAGAAGGCAAGAAAGTCGATTGGGCGCTGGCTGAAACGCTTGCTTTCGCGACAATTCTCGCCGATGGCACACCGATTCGTCTAACCGGACAGGACACGGAAAGAGGAACGTTTGCCCATCGCCACATCATGCTGAACGATGAAAAAACGGGTGAAAAATTCTCGCCGATGCACGCGTTGCCGGAGGCGAAAGCTTCATTTGCGGTTCACAACAGTCCGTTGTCGGAGGCTTCGGTTCTCGGATTTGAATACGGGTACAACGTTACGGCTCCTGAAACGCTTGTCGTTTGGGAGGCACAATACGGCGACTTCGCCAATGCAGCTCAAGTAATTTTTGACCAGTTCATTTCCGCAGGGCGGGCGAAATGGGGACAAAAATCAAGCCTCGTCATGCTGCTGCCGCACGGGTACGAAGGGCAAGGTCCGGAGCATTCGAGTGCGCGACTGGAGCGGTATTTGCAGTTGGCAGCGGAAAACAACTGGTCGGTGGCGAACTTAACGAGCGCCGCGCAATATTTTCATGTTTTGCGCCGCCAGGCTGCAATCGCAAACAAGGATCAAGCTCGTCCGTTGATCATTATGTCGCCGAAGAGCCTCATTCGCAATCCAAACGTCGCTTCGCCGGGCAAGGCGTTTGCTGAAGGCAAATTCCAGACGGTGCTTGAACAACCGGGTCTCGGAACGAAGAAAACGAAAGTGAAGCGGCTCGTCGTATGCAGCGGCAAAGTGGCCATTGATTTGCACGAAGCGATCGAAAAAAGCGATGAAGATTACGATTGGCTCCACATCGCCCGCGTTGAGCAATTGTATCCGTTCCCGGAAGACCAAATGAAAGAACTGATCGGCCGTTACAACAACTTGGAGCAAATCGTCTGGGTGCAAGAAGAACCGGAAAACATGGGGGCATGGACGTACGTCCATCCGCTGTTGAATGATGTTGCGCCCGATAAGGCGAGCGTTCATTACATCGGCCGGCGCCGGAGATCGAGCCCGGCGACAGGGGAACCGGACATTCATAAAAGAGAACAAGAGCGCATTGTAACGAGCGCTTTGACACAGGGTGAATTCGAAACGGGAGGGAACCGCAAATGA
- a CDS encoding enoyl-CoA hydratase-related protein — protein sequence MNYEELLFEAKDGVATITLNRPKALNALTRKMRSELLDALNHAAEDEEIRALILTGSGKGFCVGQDVKEMSEDYAKEGPELGKLVESEYIPLVKALRSMPKPTIALVNGVAVGGGMAFPLACDFRVITEKASMTPVFVNVGIAPDTGVSFLLGRAIGHAQAIELCMLGKSLTPEDQVKAGLASEIYPTAEEAADAARELAAHLANGPTQSYASIRQLFDKAAASTLEETLAYERDVQDKLAHTEDHQEAVSAFLEKRKPTFLGK from the coding sequence ATGAACTATGAGGAATTGTTGTTTGAAGCGAAAGACGGCGTGGCAACGATCACTTTAAACCGCCCGAAAGCATTGAACGCGCTCACGCGGAAAATGCGAAGCGAGCTGCTCGATGCACTGAACCATGCCGCGGAGGACGAAGAAATTCGTGCACTCATTCTCACCGGCAGCGGAAAAGGCTTTTGCGTCGGTCAAGACGTGAAAGAAATGTCCGAAGATTATGCGAAAGAAGGGCCGGAGCTCGGAAAACTCGTTGAGTCCGAATACATACCTCTCGTCAAGGCACTTCGTTCGATGCCGAAGCCGACCATTGCGCTCGTCAACGGCGTAGCCGTCGGCGGCGGTATGGCATTCCCGCTTGCCTGCGACTTCCGGGTAATAACCGAAAAGGCTTCGATGACCCCCGTGTTCGTGAATGTCGGAATTGCTCCGGATACCGGCGTTTCCTTCTTGCTCGGACGCGCAATTGGACATGCGCAAGCCATTGAGTTGTGCATGCTCGGAAAATCGTTGACACCGGAAGATCAAGTCAAAGCAGGGCTCGCAAGTGAAATTTATCCAACCGCAGAAGAAGCGGCCGACGCTGCGCGCGAACTCGCCGCACATCTGGCAAACGGACCAACACAAAGCTATGCCAGCATTCGTCAATTGTTTGACAAAGCAGCCGCAAGCACATTGGAGGAAACGCTTGCTTACGAACGGGACGTACAAGACAAACTGGCCCATACGGAAGACCACCAAGAAGCAGTTTCCGCTTTTCTCGAGAAACGGAAACCGACGTTTCTCGGCAAATAA
- a CDS encoding SDR family oxidoreductase, whose amino-acid sequence MNKKMLPEGTLEGQTAVITGGGSGIGFGIAQELSRLGAKVVIAGRKQEKLDAAVETINGNGGEAFGVVTDVRDPDQVDHLMNETVEKTGRLDMLVNAAAGLFMVESEKMSVNGWNSVVGTVLNGTFYCSRAAGNKMIEAGTGGRILSIVASYAWTGGPKTVHSVAAKAGVVAMTRTLGVEWAHHGIRVNAISPGVTDTDAVRPIWENNPKMEKRLKSKIPVGRFGEVPEIANAASYLLSPYADFVNGEIFVIDGGEWLGKGLI is encoded by the coding sequence ATGAACAAAAAAATGTTGCCTGAAGGAACTTTGGAAGGACAAACGGCGGTCATTACCGGCGGCGGCAGCGGCATTGGCTTCGGAATTGCCCAGGAATTATCGCGCCTCGGTGCAAAAGTCGTGATAGCTGGTCGTAAGCAAGAAAAGCTGGATGCAGCTGTGGAAACCATCAATGGTAACGGCGGTGAAGCTTTCGGTGTTGTGACGGACGTCCGCGATCCGGATCAAGTGGACCATCTTATGAACGAGACGGTCGAAAAAACCGGACGTCTCGATATGCTCGTCAATGCAGCGGCCGGACTCTTTATGGTCGAAAGTGAAAAAATGTCGGTGAACGGTTGGAACTCGGTTGTCGGCACGGTGCTCAACGGCACTTTTTATTGCTCGCGGGCAGCCGGCAACAAGATGATCGAAGCTGGCACCGGCGGCCGTATCTTGTCCATTGTGGCCAGCTATGCGTGGACAGGCGGCCCGAAAACGGTGCACTCCGTCGCCGCCAAAGCGGGTGTCGTAGCGATGACACGGACGCTCGGCGTAGAATGGGCACACCACGGCATTCGCGTCAACGCGATTTCACCCGGTGTGACCGACACCGATGCCGTGCGACCCATTTGGGAAAACAATCCGAAAATGGAGAAACGCTTGAAGTCAAAAATCCCGGTCGGCCGTTTTGGCGAAGTGCCTGAGATCGCAAACGCGGCCAGTTATTTGCTCTCTCCTTATGCCGATTTCGTTAACGGCGAAATCTTCGTCATCGACGGCGGAGAATGGCTCGGAAAGGGTCTGATTTAA
- a CDS encoding SDR family oxidoreductase, which translates to MNGLLTKKKVLVTGSSRGIGKATALAAAKAGADVAVHYNKQEDLAQQTASEIRELGSEALVVQANLEDLEEVDAMFEAIGEKWGALDVFMANAAATAFKPLLEMKPYHIDRTYQLLINSLIRSAQRAVPLMKAGSGRIITVTGHGTDFTLPNYASIGSAKGAVETLTRYLAYELGPKGITCNAIAPGVVATDSAKFYMGDEQYAAFDETVSKQTPLGRLATPEDIADVAVFLASDMSRFVTGEVIKVDGGLTHTSGPFEVMKQ; encoded by the coding sequence ATGAACGGACTCTTGACGAAGAAAAAAGTGCTCGTGACTGGCAGTTCCCGCGGAATCGGAAAAGCCACGGCGCTGGCCGCAGCGAAAGCGGGGGCCGACGTCGCTGTGCATTACAACAAGCAAGAGGATTTGGCGCAGCAAACGGCTTCGGAAATTCGCGAACTCGGCAGCGAAGCGCTCGTCGTTCAAGCAAACCTTGAGGATTTGGAAGAAGTTGACGCGATGTTCGAGGCGATCGGCGAGAAATGGGGAGCGCTTGACGTGTTTATGGCGAACGCTGCGGCGACCGCCTTTAAACCGTTGCTGGAAATGAAACCGTATCACATCGATCGTACGTATCAGTTGCTCATCAACAGCTTGATTCGGTCTGCCCAGCGCGCTGTTCCGCTCATGAAAGCGGGATCCGGCAGGATCATAACGGTCACCGGCCACGGAACTGATTTTACCTTGCCGAACTACGCATCGATCGGCTCGGCGAAAGGTGCAGTCGAAACGTTGACACGTTATCTCGCCTATGAATTAGGACCAAAAGGCATTACGTGCAACGCCATCGCTCCCGGTGTGGTTGCTACCGATTCAGCGAAATTTTACATGGGCGACGAACAGTATGCTGCCTTTGATGAAACGGTAAGCAAGCAAACACCGCTCGGACGACTGGCGACTCCGGAAGATATCGCCGATGTCGCCGTGTTTTTGGCGAGCGACATGTCGCGCTTTGTTACGGGTGAAGTTATTAAGGTTGACGGCGGGTTGACGCATACGTCCGGCCCGTTCGAAGTCATGAAACAATAA
- a CDS encoding CoA-transferase: protein MDKRMTLEDMVRQLHDGATVAIGGSSLSRKPMAMIRALARSSVKNLRVIVDVGGPDVDLLIGTGSVSEVIYAFVGFEVLGLAPHFRRARQKGECAFQEWTEYTVMAGLDAAIKRVPFLPTHTGLATDVLKVNKAFKTFKDPFGGEELVAIPALKPDFAIIHVNYADMKGNGVILGDGHVDALCAKAAKKTFMSCERVISSDELQRYGRDVQILRVHTDGIIELPWGAHPTGCSPDYRADLRHLQEYLKVSQKEEDWLAYQDEYIANNHDGYLANQGGVEQLVSRLKV from the coding sequence ATGGATAAACGAATGACTCTGGAAGACATGGTCCGACAACTCCATGATGGCGCCACGGTAGCCATCGGCGGCTCATCGTTGTCCCGCAAACCGATGGCGATGATTCGCGCGCTTGCCCGCAGTTCCGTGAAAAATCTTCGTGTCATCGTTGACGTTGGCGGACCTGATGTGGATTTGTTGATCGGAACCGGTTCGGTCTCGGAAGTCATTTACGCGTTCGTCGGCTTCGAGGTATTGGGTCTCGCGCCGCACTTCCGCCGCGCTCGCCAAAAAGGCGAATGCGCGTTTCAAGAATGGACTGAATATACCGTCATGGCCGGATTGGATGCCGCGATCAAACGGGTACCGTTCTTGCCGACGCATACCGGATTGGCAACGGATGTACTGAAAGTAAACAAAGCTTTCAAAACGTTTAAAGATCCGTTCGGAGGCGAAGAACTCGTCGCGATTCCCGCGCTGAAACCGGATTTCGCGATCATTCACGTCAATTACGCAGACATGAAAGGCAACGGCGTCATTCTCGGCGATGGGCATGTGGATGCCCTGTGCGCGAAAGCAGCTAAGAAAACGTTCATGTCATGTGAGCGGGTAATTTCTTCCGATGAACTGCAACGATACGGACGTGATGTGCAAATTTTACGGGTACATACGGACGGCATTATCGAACTTCCGTGGGGAGCTCATCCGACCGGATGTTCTCCCGATTACCGCGCCGATTTGCGCCATTTGCAAGAGTACTTGAAAGTGAGCCAGAAGGAAGAAGATTGGCTGGCTTACCAAGACGAATACATCGCGAATAACCACGACGGC